The genome window CCAGGCTGGCCCAGGCCGCTCCGGTGTCGAAACTGTGGCTGGGAAACGGTTGCGGCTCGGTTTTTCCCGGAGGAATGAAGCTGGTTTTGGAAAGCACAATCACCAGCGCCGAGGCATTCCTGGCCCAGGATCGATTGAATTCGAAAAGGATTTCCAAAAATTGAGGCCAGCTTTCCGAGCCGTTTTTGGAATAAATGAAACGCCAGGGTTGCGCGTTGTAGGCTGATGGCGCCCAGCGCGCCGCCTCGAACAGCGTTAGCAGGGTTGCATCGTCTATCGCTTCGCCTGTGAACGCGCGCGGAGACCAGCGCTTGAGAAAAAGGGAGTCGACGGGATGTTCCGGGGTACGTATTTCTGACATTTTTCTGTCTCTCTAAGAAATTAAGAATTAGGCGCAAAAAATAGCCGTGCCGGTATGCGCCGATGTTTGCCAACAGCGAAGCGGCTGCATGTTTTATGCCATGCTACCTGTTTCAGTTTTCGGGGCGGATGGCCGCCAGGTGCTCGCCGCGCAACACGCCGTCATCAATTCATGTTGATATATCATCACTGTGTTTTGTTGTTATGGTGCGGGCCGATGTCCCGGCGTTTGGTACTGGAATTACAAGTTCTGGTGCGGGGTGGAGACAGACTGCACAATAAGGGCGGCGGTTGCTTAAACCATCGCAACGGCGCTACCTTTACATTTCCTGCTACGTATCTTTACCGCCGCTTTTTGGGAGTTTGAATGAGTAAGTTGATTATAAGTCTGGCACTGTCGGCTCTGATTTTTAACGTCCGGGCAGCTGAAGGTCCAGGACATGCGGCGATAGCCAGCGCTCATCCGTTGGCCACGCGCGCGGGATTTGAAGTTCTCGAACAG of Candidatus Methylospira mobilis contains these proteins:
- a CDS encoding nitroreductase family protein — its product is MSEIRTPEHPVDSLFLKRWSPRAFTGEAIDDATLLTLFEAARWAPSAYNAQPWRFIYSKNGSESWPQFLEILFEFNRSWARNASALVIVLSKTSFIPPGKTEPQPFPSHSFDTGAAWASLALQATLSGWPAHGIGGIDKDKARTLLAIPDDYAIEEGIVVGKQGDKSGLSESLRERETPSARKPLASLIAEGRFTFTD